A section of the Enterococcus montenegrensis genome encodes:
- a CDS encoding PHP domain-containing protein: MLKIDLHIHTQRCKKGDGSKRNISPENFIKKMHENEVCMCAITNHNKFDLHEFDKIQKLDEELVIFPGIELDVISEKNQSHIVLICDPSCKEAFYKTFDNDSNRNYDTFTLSENDFFDKVKQFNSDDIIVIPHFLDKDKERSIDFSFKNRLEEKLSDYVVILEPGKLATMGIINAHKELAIIGSDVKDWSTYSSSNLPEIKFKIETFKKFVELAKDGTLLIKSLLDNAHSEIIYFDGGEISIFNDINIIFGEKGSGKTKLIEQELIPYYEESGKKFIFHKGSEYKEKYTDILNNKIERTIIDEETSEDIAILFDKISHYKERNISNFIKTYIECSKKNLMVKIRTY, from the coding sequence TTGTTAAAAATCGACCTTCATATACACACTCAAAGATGTAAAAAAGGAGATGGGTCTAAAAGAAATATCTCTCCTGAAAACTTTATTAAAAAAATGCATGAAAATGAGGTTTGTATGTGTGCCATTACGAACCATAATAAATTTGACTTACACGAATTTGATAAAATACAAAAGTTAGATGAAGAACTTGTAATTTTCCCTGGAATAGAACTTGATGTAATAAGTGAAAAGAACCAAAGCCATATTGTTCTGATTTGCGATCCATCATGCAAGGAAGCATTTTATAAAACATTCGACAATGATTCAAATAGAAACTATGATACGTTTACTTTATCAGAAAATGACTTCTTTGATAAAGTAAAGCAGTTTAATTCAGATGACATTATCGTTATCCCCCATTTTCTAGATAAAGATAAAGAACGCTCCATTGATTTTAGTTTTAAAAATCGATTAGAAGAAAAACTAAGTGATTACGTCGTAATTTTAGAACCTGGAAAATTGGCAACAATGGGAATTATTAATGCTCATAAAGAATTAGCTATAATTGGAAGTGACGTTAAAGACTGGTCTACTTACTCTTCCAGTAATTTACCTGAAATAAAATTCAAAATCGAAACATTTAAAAAATTTGTAGAATTAGCTAAAGATGGAACTCTTTTAATTAAAAGTTTACTAGACAATGCTCATAGTGAAATTATTTATTTTGATGGAGGAGAAATCTCAATTTTTAATGATATTAATATTATTTTTGGAGAAAAAGGTTCGGGGAAAACGAAACTAATAGAGCAAGAACTAATTCCTTACTACGAAGAATCCGGGAAAAAATTTATTTTTCATAAGGGGTCTGAATACAAAGAAAAATATACAGACATTCTAAACAATAAAATTGAGCGTACGATCATTGATGAAGAAACTTCTGAAGATATTGCTATTCTATTTGACAAAATATCGCATTACAAAGAACGAAATATATCCAATTTTATTAAAACATATATTGAATGTAGCAAAAAAAATTTAATGGTAAAAATAAGAACTTATTAA
- a CDS encoding lysozyme family protein yields the protein MKMRKLFPLLFLGFFFVFFMLIAGSDSSTTHTASEEGQNLPEAVLRWKNKVTKEATKNEIQEAIPCLLGIIMAETGGNSEKYPDIMQCSESQGKPPNSIQDPNESIEVGVKYFADMWKGHRNYDVLNIVQAYNFGGGFLSHSGKSYSLDNAIQFSKTQAGGKTVTYTNLIAVSLGYDYRYAYGNMFYAQIVKQYITSTSNNNSQGNAAIVKAALKELDEGTHDGGEKYWRWYGFNGRVEWCAIFVSYNAEKAGVKMERFAYCPTGIENFKAKNQWLGKGNLPKSGNIIFFDWDGDSVSDHVGIVEKTENSIVYTIEGNSGDKIAKLSYEKNSPYIIGYGTP from the coding sequence ATGAAAATGCGTAAGTTATTTCCCTTGCTTTTTTTGGGCTTCTTTTTCGTTTTTTTTATGCTCATCGCTGGCAGTGATTCTTCTACCACACACACTGCTTCCGAAGAAGGTCAAAACCTCCCAGAAGCAGTGCTCCGATGGAAAAACAAAGTTACAAAGGAAGCCACTAAAAATGAAATTCAAGAAGCAATTCCTTGTTTATTAGGAATTATAATGGCAGAAACTGGAGGGAATTCAGAAAAATATCCCGATATAATGCAATGTTCCGAAAGCCAAGGAAAGCCACCAAATTCAATTCAAGATCCAAACGAATCCATTGAAGTTGGCGTAAAATATTTTGCAGATATGTGGAAGGGGCATCGTAATTACGATGTTTTAAATATTGTACAAGCCTATAATTTTGGCGGTGGCTTTCTAAGTCATTCAGGTAAGAGCTACTCTCTGGATAATGCGATTCAATTCTCAAAAACTCAAGCAGGTGGAAAAACAGTCACTTACACTAATCTTATAGCTGTAAGCTTAGGCTATGATTATCGTTATGCGTACGGCAATATGTTTTATGCTCAAATTGTTAAACAATACATCACGTCTACTTCCAACAACAATAGTCAAGGGAATGCAGCAATTGTAAAGGCAGCACTTAAAGAATTGGATGAAGGAACTCATGATGGTGGTGAAAAATATTGGCGTTGGTACGGCTTCAATGGGCGTGTAGAATGGTGCGCTATTTTTGTTTCTTATAATGCGGAAAAAGCTGGGGTTAAAATGGAACGGTTCGCTTATTGCCCAACAGGTATTGAAAATTTTAAAGCTAAAAATCAGTGGTTGGGGAAAGGAAATTTGCCTAAAAGTGGTAATATCATTTTTTTTGACTGGGATGGTGATTCTGTCAGCGACCATGTAGGAATTGTTGAAAAAACAGAAAATAGCATTGTTTACACAATTGAAGGGAATTCAGGAGACAAAATTGCTAAACTAAGTTATGAAAAAAATAGTCCTTATATTATTGGATATGGGACGCCTTAA
- a CDS encoding LytR/AlgR family response regulator transcription factor: MKTLKIAICDDIPIVTTSIENYLLEYTSDSFTIDCDIFNQSERLINNLNNSHYDIYILDVEIPTINGLQLAKLIRSTDVHAFIIFCTYYTQYMKDVFEVNTFDYLIKPVTKEKLFKTIDRITDLLDSEEEEFYYKKRNEVVLVPFKNIIYFEKKGRYVLIHTENGADEFIMSTNDLLKKLNDSFVQIHTSFIINLKSLIRLSGENVILKFSNHELQNHQILPISRKFRSYARTEILRYMERKF; this comes from the coding sequence ATGAAGACCTTAAAAATTGCAATATGTGATGACATTCCAATAGTTACTACCTCTATTGAAAATTATCTATTAGAATATACAAGCGATAGTTTTACAATAGATTGTGATATTTTTAATCAATCAGAGCGACTCATTAACAATCTTAACAATAGTCACTATGATATTTACATTTTAGACGTCGAGATACCAACTATTAATGGTTTACAATTAGCAAAGCTTATAAGATCAACTGATGTACATGCTTTTATTATTTTTTGTACTTATTACACACAATATATGAAAGATGTTTTTGAGGTAAATACTTTTGATTATTTAATAAAACCTGTAACCAAAGAAAAGCTATTTAAAACAATTGATAGAATAACAGATTTACTTGATTCAGAAGAAGAAGAATTTTATTATAAAAAAAGAAATGAAGTAGTTTTGGTGCCTTTTAAAAACATTATTTATTTTGAAAAAAAGGGGAGATACGTTTTAATTCATACTGAAAATGGTGCAGATGAATTTATCATGTCAACAAACGATTTATTAAAAAAACTGAATGACTCTTTTGTTCAAATTCATACGTCATTTATCATTAATCTGAAATCTTTAATACGTTTATCTGGTGAAAATGTTATATTGAAATTTAGTAATCACGAATTACAAAATCATCAAATTCTTCCAATAAGTAGAAAATTCAGATCGTATGCAAGAACTGAAATACTTAGATATATGGAAAGGAAATTTTAA
- a CDS encoding ATP-binding cassette domain-containing protein, whose protein sequence is MSENEPLLFISNLKSWYEKEKFIIDIEELTIFKHSIVGLVGRNGAGKTTLINTLSSVTDQYSVTKIKWLNKPISFEKLEFKKNRFTVFTENNGFMNWNFDQYIRLLCKLYNVVFDNEKLLYLTEGFHFTSYRNVLIKDLSTGNKKKVFLISGLFLRRPLLILDEPLDGLDFDSTEFLYKELMEYKKYGSIFMSSHIIESITRVCNEIMVLKNGKINSFKLQQDLVSDQLLKKIMGEL, encoded by the coding sequence ATGAGTGAGAATGAACCACTATTGTTTATAAGCAATCTCAAATCTTGGTATGAGAAAGAAAAATTTATAATAGATATTGAGGAACTAACAATTTTTAAGCACAGTATAGTTGGATTAGTTGGGAGAAATGGTGCAGGGAAAACTACACTTATTAATACGTTGAGTAGTGTAACTGATCAATATAGTGTAACTAAAATTAAATGGTTGAACAAACCAATATCTTTTGAAAAATTAGAATTCAAGAAAAATCGATTTACTGTTTTTACAGAAAATAATGGATTTATGAATTGGAATTTTGATCAATACATTCGGTTGCTATGTAAGTTATATAACGTAGTATTTGATAATGAAAAATTATTGTATTTAACTGAGGGCTTTCATTTTACCTCATATAGAAATGTTCTGATTAAAGATTTATCCACAGGTAATAAAAAAAAGGTATTTCTTATTTCAGGACTATTTCTTAGGCGGCCTCTATTAATTTTGGATGAGCCTCTGGATGGTCTTGATTTTGATTCTACAGAATTTCTTTATAAAGAACTCATGGAATATAAAAAATATGGCTCAATTTTTATGAGTTCGCATATTATTGAAAGTATAACAAGAGTATGTAATGAAATTATGGTACTGAAAAACGGAAAGATAAATAGTTTCAAATTGCAACAGGACTTAGTTTCTGATCAATTACTTAAAAAAATAATGGGAGAACTTTAA
- the tnpA gene encoding IS200/IS605 family transposase yields MVFTPKYRRKVIYGKLRQDIGKILIKLCEMKEVEIIEAHAMPDHIHMLVRTPPKLSVSGFMGYLKGRSAVIIHERHGNGNRSFWAKGYYVSIAIHLANKDKKIER; encoded by the coding sequence ATTGTGTTTACACCAAAATACAGACGAAAAGTCATTTATGGAAAGTTGAGACAAGATATTGGGAAAATATTGATAAAACTGTGTGAAATGAAAGAGGTAGAGATTATCGAAGCCCATGCAATGCCAGATCATATTCATATGTTAGTAAGAACCCCACCTAAACTGAGTGTATCAGGTTTTATGGGCTATTTAAAAGGGAGAAGTGCTGTAATTATCCACGAGCGTCATGGGAATGGGAATCGATCGTTTTGGGCCAAAGGATATTACGTGAGTATAGCGATCCACTTAGCAAATAAAGACAAAAAAATAGAGAGATAG
- a CDS encoding radical SAM/SPASM domain-containing protein: MDMIRKEIILVEKKPSKTPHVLVIFGETNLISPMHVTIEITEKCNLYCDHCYLNASCNKTTSIDYESFEPLVKELKENNVLSIELTGGEVFMNKDADAILELAFAEFAQVAVLTNGTILKKSSLEILKRNKDKLVVSISLDSVSEETHDSFRGFKGAFKSTCRTIKKLSDEGIHVRVASSIFDKNMWEIDKLAELSKRLGAEIFVYNFIEDFGRGIEFNESNAIASTEKYRKYLNDTVHKFKDIIPIIESEFFLKASSNCGAGINSFLIGSNGDIRPCAIFPKNKIFGNIFQEEFSNIFSKDIYSQLSKIKPPSTENGCSVDCPKYLSCLGCYMKGLENNFDKQPNEFCTWIKHNDLAEFMEVYKEGRAV, encoded by the coding sequence ATGGATATGATTCGTAAAGAAATTATACTTGTTGAAAAAAAGCCAAGCAAAACGCCTCACGTTCTAGTGATATTTGGAGAGACTAATTTAATATCTCCAATGCATGTAACTATCGAAATTACTGAAAAATGCAATCTTTATTGTGATCATTGCTACTTAAACGCATCATGCAATAAAACTACTTCAATAGACTATGAAAGTTTTGAGCCTTTAGTAAAAGAATTAAAAGAAAATAACGTTTTATCTATCGAGTTAACAGGTGGAGAAGTTTTCATGAATAAAGATGCTGATGCAATTTTGGAACTAGCGTTTGCAGAGTTTGCTCAAGTTGCAGTTTTGACCAATGGAACAATTTTAAAAAAATCAAGTCTAGAAATTCTAAAAAGAAATAAAGATAAGTTAGTGGTTAGTATTTCTTTAGATAGTGTTTCGGAGGAAACACACGATTCTTTTAGAGGATTCAAAGGAGCTTTTAAGAGTACATGTAGAACTATAAAAAAATTGAGTGATGAAGGTATTCATGTAAGAGTTGCATCCTCGATTTTCGATAAAAATATGTGGGAAATTGATAAACTAGCAGAATTATCAAAGAGATTAGGTGCAGAAATCTTTGTTTATAATTTTATTGAAGATTTTGGTCGAGGAATAGAGTTCAACGAGTCTAATGCTATTGCATCTACAGAGAAGTATCGTAAATATTTAAATGATACAGTTCATAAATTTAAGGATATTATTCCTATAATTGAATCAGAATTCTTTTTAAAAGCATCATCAAACTGTGGTGCTGGGATCAATTCTTTTCTTATTGGTTCTAATGGGGATATCCGTCCTTGTGCAATATTCCCTAAAAACAAGATTTTTGGAAATATTTTTCAAGAAGAATTCTCAAATATTTTTAGCAAAGACATTTACAGCCAGTTAAGTAAAATAAAACCACCTAGTACAGAGAATGGATGTTCAGTAGATTGTCCAAAATATTTATCATGCTTAGGTTGCTACATGAAAGGATTAGAAAATAATTTTGATAAACAACCTAATGAATTTTGTACTTGGATAAAACACAATGATCTTGCTGAATTTATGGAAGTATATAAGGAAGGTCGTGCTGTCTAA
- a CDS encoding subtilosin A family bacteriocin produces MEKAMIVNNKSCSVCAIGAACLADGPVPDFEIAGVSAIFTAFG; encoded by the coding sequence ATGGAAAAAGCCATGATTGTAAATAACAAAAGCTGTTCAGTATGTGCTATTGGAGCAGCTTGTTTAGCGGATGGACCAGTTCCAGATTTTGAAATTGCAGGGGTATCTGCTATTTTCACAGCATTTGGTTAG
- a CDS encoding IS3 family transposase (programmed frameshift) has product MTRYEENFKQMIVELNQTGRSVRGLAKEYGLSEATIYKWKNLYLPNQSTGLTGKEVAELKKENARLKEELEILKKAGSHILSENLNSLIQFIEKWCKDYTVSLLCRLLEIPRSVYYFYKNKPLTATEIRNNTLKETISTVFFTNKQRYGATKIHQVLLKDGISVSLKHVQKLMKQLNLRSIVVKKFRPQRLNKAIISKENILNQDFSTKTICEKWAADITYIPTKKNGWCYLSSIMDLHTKKIISYTFSKRMTVDCVIQTLNKAKLKYHIPEGMILHTDLGSQYTATEVEKWLETNKIRHSYSRKGTPYDNAGIESFHASLKKEEVYTTSYSNFEEANRALFSYIEGFYNRNRLHSSIHYLTPQEFEDLAKEKMT; this is encoded by the exons ATGACCCGATATGAAGAAAATTTTAAACAGATGATTGTTGAACTGAATCAAACTGGACGTTCCGTTCGAGGGTTGGCGAAAGAATATGGCTTATCTGAAGCGACGATTTACAAATGGAAGAATTTATATTTGCCTAATCAGTCCACAGGACTGACTGGAAAAGAAGTGGCTGAACTAAAAAAAGAAAATGCTCGTTTGAAAGAGGAACTTGAAATCTTAAAAAAAGCCG GCAGCCATATTCTCTCGGAAAACCTAAATTCGCTTATTCAGTTTATTGAAAAATGGTGTAAGGACTACACTGTTTCTTTGTTATGTCGGTTATTAGAAATCCCTAGAAGTGTCTACTATTTTTATAAAAACAAGCCATTGACAGCTACAGAAATCAGAAATAATACGTTGAAAGAGACTATTTCGACAGTTTTTTTTACGAATAAACAGCGCTATGGTGCCACTAAAATTCATCAAGTTTTATTAAAAGATGGCATTTCAGTATCTCTTAAACATGTCCAAAAGCTAATGAAGCAATTAAATTTAAGATCGATTGTAGTAAAAAAATTTAGACCTCAAAGGTTAAATAAAGCGATTATTTCAAAAGAGAACATATTAAATCAGGACTTTTCTACTAAAACTATTTGTGAGAAATGGGCGGCTGACATTACATACATTCCTACTAAGAAAAATGGCTGGTGTTACTTGTCTTCCATCATGGATCTACACACGAAAAAAATTATTAGTTATACATTTTCAAAAAGAATGACGGTGGATTGTGTCATTCAAACGTTGAATAAAGCAAAACTAAAGTATCACATTCCGGAAGGAATGATTCTACACACTGACTTGGGCAGTCAATATACAGCAACAGAAGTAGAAAAATGGCTTGAAACCAACAAAATAAGGCATTCCTATAGTAGAAAGGGAACACCTTATGATAACGCAGGAATCGAATCTTTCCACGCCTCATTGAAAAAGGAAGAAGTTTACACGACTAGCTACTCAAATTTTGAAGAAGCAAATCGTGCACTATTTAGCTATATTGAGGGATTTTATAACCGGAATCGACTTCATAGTTCGATTCACTATCTAACCCCTCAGGAGTTTGAAGATTTGGCAAAAGAAAAAATGACATAA
- a CDS encoding subtilosin A family bacteriocin: protein MEKAMVVNNKSCSVCAIGAACLADGPVPDFEIAGVSAIFTAFG from the coding sequence ATGGAAAAAGCAATGGTTGTAAATAACAAAAGCTGTTCAGTATGTGCTATTGGAGCAGCTTGCTTAGCGGATGGACCAGTTCCAGATTTTGAAATTGCAGGGGTATCTGCTATTTTCACAGCATTTGGTTAA
- a CDS encoding accessory gene regulator ArgB-like protein: MQKFTRIIANTLVKEKIIDLDEVDIYIYGLETLFQYLFIAFLILTLGTINHFLLETIFFTICFLTLRRYAGGLHLKNDHFCILFSLLLIQLMIILVKSDTVSINILEFLACVSYIYIYLSNPIDNKNKPLDNEELVYFKNKLKLSLYKYLFVFLFCVIFQFKLLIIMLSWSIVINALSLSLGKFFRNRKSKLFL, translated from the coding sequence ATGCAAAAATTTACTAGAATCATAGCGAACACTTTAGTCAAAGAAAAAATTATAGACTTGGATGAAGTAGATATATACATTTATGGATTAGAAACGCTTTTTCAATATCTCTTTATCGCATTTCTTATTTTAACTTTAGGTACAATTAATCATTTCCTTTTAGAAACAATATTTTTTACTATCTGTTTCCTTACCCTGAGACGATATGCTGGAGGACTACATTTAAAAAATGATCACTTTTGTATTCTCTTCTCTCTATTGCTAATTCAATTGATGATAATATTAGTCAAATCAGATACTGTATCAATTAATATTTTAGAATTTTTAGCTTGTGTATCTTACATCTATATTTATTTATCCAATCCTATTGATAATAAAAATAAACCACTTGATAATGAAGAGTTAGTTTACTTTAAAAACAAACTGAAATTATCACTTTACAAATACTTATTTGTTTTTCTTTTTTGTGTGATTTTTCAATTCAAATTGTTAATTATTATGCTAAGCTGGAGCATTGTTATTAATGCACTCTCACTTTCTCTTGGCAAATTTTTTCGAAATAGAAAATCTAAACTATTTTTGTGA
- a CDS encoding GHKL domain-containing protein gives MKKENRTDLEYQKLEFNLIKQKKELTNAIASQEQLQSMRHDFKNTVLILASHIENKKYTDAMNFILTIQSQISELDNNSLEVYTPNKELNYLLSHKIYFAKNHGIVTQVNCLIPEELNLENDIIIVLFGNLLDNAINACLEIDKSCFKKIDLKIKYFDQSLFINIKNTIDTNHSEIPNEGIGIKNIKKLSVKIVVFTSNLSKMIIIA, from the coding sequence ATGAAGAAAGAAAACAGAACTGATTTAGAGTATCAAAAACTAGAATTTAACTTAATTAAGCAGAAAAAGGAACTTACTAATGCTATTGCTTCACAGGAGCAACTTCAATCTATGAGGCACGATTTCAAAAACACGGTACTTATCTTAGCAAGTCACATTGAAAATAAAAAATATACAGATGCGATGAATTTCATATTAACTATTCAATCGCAAATTTCAGAATTAGATAATAACTCGCTTGAAGTCTACACTCCAAATAAAGAATTGAATTATTTACTTTCTCATAAAATATATTTTGCAAAAAATCATGGTATAGTTACTCAAGTAAATTGTCTCATTCCTGAAGAATTAAATTTAGAAAATGACATCATTATTGTACTTTTTGGTAATTTACTTGATAATGCTATTAATGCTTGTTTAGAAATTGATAAATCTTGTTTCAAAAAAATTGATCTAAAGATTAAATATTTTGATCAAAGTTTGTTTATTAACATAAAAAATACCATTGATACTAATCACAGTGAAATTCCCAATGAAGGAATAGGAATAAAAAACATAAAAAAACTGTCCGTGAAAATAGTGGTATTTACGAGCAATTTATCGAAAATGATTATTATTGCGTAA
- a CDS encoding YrhK family protein, with the protein MDRKLLRILIAICFLVGGIVFLVKQEYIYAIVFFVVAVVYLLNRGKRNE; encoded by the coding sequence ATGGATAGAAAGTTATTAAGAATACTTATTGCTATTTGTTTTTTAGTAGGTGGTATTGTATTTTTGGTTAAGCAAGAATACATTTACGCCATAGTATTTTTTGTGGTGGCAGTTGTATATTTATTGAACAGAGGCAAACGAAATGAGTGA
- a CDS encoding peptidase M16 family protein has translation MNKEYIYMEFSFPINVSVDHIYIYPKFEMLPGYLHLLEHMIIRNSKVELEKYELKNNIYNALTDKKKMNFVFIHSDFEEIPISFSADTFFQEEDFNTEKKIIIEERKLYPDNYPSVDKILGTEDQIEEFKLRILQNILINNEFSFIHFNYASHNQKINEKRKEYVPISMNSIFNSVISKSKGYIILKESFVAKLIIYFLRILEFTVIGLKFNVNKENKRIEISYYENTDLPKLLTQKSQILKRYKIFLNEFRFHNQEMIYLIENFECVIEFEKYWEELTWEKLLY, from the coding sequence ATGAATAAAGAATATATCTATATGGAATTTAGTTTTCCTATCAATGTTTCAGTAGATCATATATATATATATCCAAAATTTGAAATGTTACCAGGTTATTTACATTTGCTTGAACACATGATTATACGAAATAGTAAAGTGGAGTTAGAAAAGTATGAACTTAAAAATAATATTTATAACGCATTAACTGATAAAAAGAAGATGAACTTTGTATTTATTCACAGTGATTTTGAAGAAATTCCTATTAGTTTTTCAGCAGATACCTTTTTTCAAGAAGAAGATTTTAATACAGAAAAAAAGATTATTATAGAGGAAAGAAAGTTATATCCTGATAATTATCCATCTGTCGATAAGATTTTGGGAACAGAAGATCAAATTGAAGAATTTAAGTTGAGAATTTTACAGAACATTTTAATAAACAATGAATTTTCTTTTATACACTTTAATTATGCCTCTCATAATCAAAAAATAAATGAGAAGAGAAAAGAGTACGTACCTATTTCTATGAATTCGATTTTTAATTCTGTAATTTCTAAAAGCAAAGGATATATTATTTTAAAAGAATCCTTTGTTGCAAAGTTAATTATCTATTTTTTAAGAATATTAGAATTCACTGTTATTGGGCTTAAGTTTAATGTTAACAAGGAAAATAAAAGAATAGAAATATCATATTACGAAAATACAGATTTACCCAAACTACTAACCCAAAAATCTCAGATATTAAAACGTTATAAAATATTTCTAAATGAGTTTAGGTTTCATAATCAAGAAATGATTTATCTAATAGAAAATTTTGAATGCGTAATTGAATTTGAAAAGTACTGGGAGGAATTGACTTGGGAAAAGCTTCTATATTAA